In Candidatus Eremiobacterota bacterium, a single window of DNA contains:
- the smpB gene encoding SsrA-binding protein SmpB, which produces MSEKVITINRKAYHEYFIDEKLEAGIVLTGTEVKSLRRGKASLTESYAIVRSGECWLVSAHISPYEEGNIYNHEPLRTRKLLLHRDEIKRLHAKVAEKGFTLVPIRMYFKRGKAKVELGIARGKKLYDKREALVKKEARREMDRAVKNPRQTSRRGGSPSLR; this is translated from the coding sequence ATGAGCGAAAAGGTTATCACCATCAACAGGAAAGCATACCACGAGTATTTTATCGACGAGAAGCTGGAGGCGGGCATCGTGCTCACCGGCACCGAGGTAAAATCGCTGCGCCGCGGGAAGGCGAGCCTTACCGAGTCCTATGCCATAGTGAGGAGCGGCGAGTGCTGGCTCGTGTCGGCCCACATTTCCCCCTATGAGGAGGGGAATATCTATAACCATGAGCCCCTGCGCACCAGGAAGCTCCTTCTCCACCGCGACGAGATAAAGCGCCTCCATGCCAAGGTTGCCGAGAAGGGCTTCACCCTTGTGCCCATAAGGATGTATTTCAAGAGAGGGAAAGCCAAGGTGGAGCTGGGCATCGCGAGGGGAAAGAAGCTCTATGACAAGCGGGAGGCGCTGGTGAAAAAAGAGGCGCGCCGCGAGATGGACCGGGCAGTTAAGAATCCTCGTCAAACATCACGACGGGGCGGCTCACCTTCTTTGAGATAA
- the coaE gene encoding dephospho-CoA kinase (Dephospho-CoA kinase (CoaE) performs the final step in coenzyme A biosynthesis.), translated as MILGITGGIASGKSLVASWLEEWGAPVVDADKVYRDLIEPGRPLCEKIIAEWGTGILDGEGRIDRSALGRQVFSDPAMRERLDGITHPAIIGELKERLSFIKSEVVVLMAPLLIEAGQRSLVDRLWLVALSEEEQVRRLVARDGLGAEEALRRVKCQLSLEEKKLHADAVIDNGGTPDTTRRMVRKLWDEMKERLALTLRDDHYCFACGADNPVSLRLSFSHDEKGLSGTFTTRREHQGYKGLLHGGIITTMLDEAMARYLIDKGHRVVTVKMELRFRRPALTGDTLTVKAAYEGLEGKYHLMSAKVLSSAGSLLVQARGTFAEREAS; from the coding sequence ATGATACTCGGCATTACCGGAGGTATTGCAAGCGGCAAGAGCCTCGTGGCATCATGGCTTGAGGAATGGGGCGCGCCCGTCGTCGATGCCGACAAGGTATACCGGGACCTCATAGAGCCCGGAAGGCCCCTCTGCGAGAAAATCATAGCAGAGTGGGGCACGGGCATCCTGGACGGGGAGGGCCGCATTGACAGGTCAGCCCTGGGAAGGCAGGTCTTTTCTGATCCCGCGATGCGGGAGCGCCTCGACGGTATCACCCATCCCGCCATCATCGGGGAGCTCAAGGAGCGCCTCTCCTTCATCAAGAGCGAGGTGGTCGTGCTGATGGCGCCCCTTCTGATAGAGGCAGGCCAGCGCTCCCTCGTGGACAGGCTCTGGCTCGTGGCCCTCTCTGAGGAGGAGCAGGTGCGCCGCCTTGTTGCCCGCGACGGCCTCGGCGCCGAAGAAGCTCTCCGGCGCGTGAAATGCCAGCTCTCCCTTGAAGAAAAAAAGCTCCATGCCGACGCAGTCATTGATAACGGCGGCACTCCTGACACGACCCGCCGCATGGTGAGAAAGCTCTGGGACGAGATGAAGGAGCGCCTTGCCCTGACGCTCCGTGATGACCATTACTGCTTTGCCTGCGGCGCCGATAACCCTGTGAGCCTGCGCCTCTCTTTCTCCCACGATGAGAAGGGGCTCTCCGGGACCTTCACCACGAGGAGGGAGCACCAGGGGTACAAGGGGCTCCTCCATGGGGGCATTATCACCACCATGCTCGACGAGGCCATGGCGCGTTATCTTATCGATAAGGGGCACCGCGTCGTCACGGTAAAGATGGAGCTTCGCTTCAGGAGACCCGCCCTCACGGGGGACACGCTCACCGTAAAGGCAGCCTACGAGGGGCTGGAGGGAAAATATCACCTGATGAGCGCCAAGGTGCTCTCGTCAGCGGGCAGCCTGCTGGTGCAGGCCAGGGGGACCTTTGCCGAGCGGGAGGCGTCATGA
- a CDS encoding FHIPEP family type III secretion protein, which produces MPPPCDAFEAVEKKNLKALERCISSGASVDAVNMRGSTLLHCAAFGGALPVSRFLLLRGAHGDAADREGMTPLHWASLKGHYELAVLLLEEGASVKASDRKGLTALHFAALGSHGRLVTLMADHYGRFAASEEEYRTFLSMKDLRGRTPLHLGAAFGAPGAVEALLKLAVDVNAQDNDYGATPLHYAAARGNTELIERLILAGADLSVKDSHGRKALHWALMAGHERVVRLFHLRGESESGVDRALMEIAGRRGTRAVLVNEYRDSNPRELMTAEAISAMLNCVPFDFFMESVRYMPPACGVRAILLAIAPPSLPCEHGGEYAGKFLSLAGYGEVPQGEAPEHLKSLFLSNPCRCAEIMGSLIASLKNFRETLWRNAFAALAGLVMRKWVAVAHKLVGKAPLPGSNDRSFHDGSVTVAPGTVPAGCTDMSRQNPWEKLFDVDMLTVEVGRELIHLLDPNQGAKLLERVKAIRKHLGLELGIVLPGVRFRDNFQLDPGGYVIKVRERTVACGRTEPRRLLAVGPRDKLSLLGCLHVEDPVFGLPGIWVDAGRRNECEKLGLMLFDDLCVVAAHLTEVASVRAAELLTLEDVAGMLEIVRKKHKVLVEEAMKRISPRGLHLLLQRLLEERMSIRDLKPVLETIVDVGSTDHELVVLEYRRANRHSILGRFANSRDEIAVIELAPELEEALRKSPVKGALIVRELGNAIDHCHGLGLHPLLLVSDDLRGGLFHALRERVKKVALISRSECVAPFTPVTLYLLRGTDEITGAVVEAGMSQYYLGRDEEASAREAPTVSQMLRPPLERLAIVLLSLPPNLASQVLGACSAPLTEKISSAIARFSRIHDEERFDCIMEFLGEFGVKHCVREECLMVLDRIVGPDPAACGRIIETLAGEKKE; this is translated from the coding sequence GTGCCGCCCCCATGCGATGCCTTCGAAGCCGTTGAAAAAAAGAACCTGAAAGCCCTGGAGCGCTGTATCAGCAGTGGCGCAAGCGTTGACGCCGTGAACATGCGGGGATCGACCCTTCTTCATTGCGCGGCCTTCGGGGGTGCTCTCCCCGTCTCGCGCTTTCTCCTCCTGAGGGGGGCTCATGGTGACGCCGCCGACAGGGAAGGCATGACGCCCCTTCACTGGGCCTCCCTCAAGGGCCACTATGAGCTGGCGGTTCTCCTTCTGGAGGAGGGAGCCTCGGTGAAGGCCTCTGACAGGAAAGGCCTTACGGCCCTCCATTTCGCCGCCCTGGGAAGCCATGGGCGCCTTGTGACGCTCATGGCCGACCACTATGGGCGCTTTGCGGCTTCCGAAGAAGAGTACAGAACATTTCTCTCCATGAAGGACCTCAGAGGGAGAACTCCCCTCCACCTTGGGGCGGCCTTCGGCGCCCCCGGGGCAGTGGAGGCCCTTCTGAAGCTCGCTGTCGATGTGAACGCGCAGGATAACGATTACGGCGCGACTCCCCTTCACTACGCCGCCGCCCGCGGGAATACCGAATTGATTGAGCGCCTTATTCTCGCCGGCGCCGATCTCTCGGTGAAGGACAGCCACGGCAGGAAAGCCCTTCACTGGGCGCTCATGGCAGGTCATGAGAGGGTGGTGAGATTATTCCACTTAAGGGGAGAATCTGAGAGCGGGGTGGACAGGGCCCTCATGGAGATTGCGGGCCGCCGGGGCACCAGGGCGGTTCTTGTCAATGAATACAGGGACAGCAATCCCAGGGAATTGATGACCGCCGAAGCCATAAGTGCGATGCTGAACTGCGTCCCCTTTGATTTTTTCATGGAATCGGTCCGTTATATGCCCCCCGCCTGCGGAGTGAGGGCCATTCTTCTTGCCATCGCCCCCCCTTCGCTTCCCTGTGAGCACGGCGGTGAATATGCGGGGAAGTTTCTCTCCCTTGCCGGATACGGGGAAGTTCCGCAGGGAGAGGCACCTGAGCACCTCAAGAGCCTGTTCCTTTCAAATCCTTGCCGGTGCGCCGAGATCATGGGCTCACTCATCGCGAGCCTCAAGAATTTCAGGGAAACCCTGTGGCGGAACGCTTTTGCCGCCCTCGCGGGCCTGGTGATGAGGAAATGGGTGGCCGTCGCCCATAAACTGGTGGGGAAAGCTCCGCTCCCCGGCAGCAATGACCGCTCCTTTCACGATGGGAGTGTCACTGTAGCACCGGGGACCGTCCCTGCGGGATGCACCGACATGAGCCGCCAGAACCCATGGGAAAAGCTTTTTGATGTGGACATGCTCACCGTGGAGGTGGGCCGGGAGCTCATCCACCTCCTGGACCCGAACCAGGGAGCGAAGCTCCTTGAGCGCGTCAAGGCCATCAGGAAGCACCTGGGCCTCGAATTAGGCATCGTCCTTCCCGGCGTGCGCTTCAGGGACAACTTCCAGCTCGATCCGGGAGGCTACGTGATAAAAGTGAGGGAGCGCACCGTGGCCTGCGGGCGCACGGAGCCCCGCAGGCTTCTCGCCGTGGGCCCCCGTGACAAGCTCTCCCTTCTCGGCTGCCTCCACGTGGAGGACCCCGTCTTCGGGCTCCCCGGCATCTGGGTGGACGCCGGGCGGCGCAACGAGTGCGAGAAGCTTGGCCTCATGCTCTTCGATGACCTCTGCGTCGTCGCCGCCCACCTCACCGAAGTGGCCTCTGTCCGCGCCGCTGAGCTGCTCACGCTCGAAGACGTGGCGGGAATGCTCGAGATCGTCAGGAAGAAGCACAAGGTCCTCGTTGAGGAGGCGATGAAGAGGATATCGCCGCGGGGCCTCCATCTCCTCCTCCAGAGGCTCCTCGAGGAGAGGATGTCGATCCGTGACCTGAAGCCGGTTCTGGAGACCATCGTGGACGTGGGCTCAACGGATCACGAGCTGGTGGTCCTGGAGTACCGCAGGGCGAATCGGCACTCCATCCTTGGGCGTTTTGCCAACAGCCGTGACGAGATCGCCGTGATAGAGCTCGCTCCGGAGCTTGAGGAGGCCCTCAGGAAGAGTCCCGTGAAAGGGGCCCTCATAGTGAGGGAGCTCGGCAATGCCATAGACCACTGCCACGGCCTCGGGCTTCACCCCTTGCTCCTTGTGAGCGACGATCTCAGGGGGGGCCTTTTCCATGCCCTCAGGGAGAGGGTGAAAAAAGTCGCCCTCATCTCGCGGAGTGAGTGCGTCGCCCCCTTTACCCCCGTCACCCTCTACCTTCTCCGGGGGACCGACGAGATAACGGGGGCCGTAGTTGAGGCCGGTATGTCGCAGTATTACCTTGGCCGGGACGAAGAAGCCTCTGCCCGGGAAGCCCCCACGGTATCGCAGATGCTCCGGCCGCCCCTGGAGCGCCTTGCCATCGTGCTTCTGTCGCTGCCGCCCAACCTGGCGAGCCAGGTTCTCGGTGCCTGCTCGGCTCCCCTGACGGAAAAAATAAGCTCCGCCATTGCGCGATTTTCACGGATCCACGACGAGGAGCGCTTCGACTGCATCATGGAGTTTCTTGGCGAATTCGGCGTGAAGCACTGCGTGAGGGAGGAGTGCCTCATGGTCCTCGACCGGATAGTGGGCCCCGATCCCGCAGCCTGCGGCCGCATCATTGAAACTCTTGCCGGGGAGAAAAAGGAGTGA
- the rpsA gene encoding 30S ribosomal protein S1 — MDNVEKTNEAAAPEQDASVATLTEEKPVSMSDFESYEQSFKTIAPGYYMKGKVVKVDPDGVYVDVGYKTEGKIPSHELVQGDPTGNSVSLSPGDEVDVVVIKVRDQEGELILSKKRADLEIAWKKVIDALDKGEVLTATCIEQVKGGLIVDIGLRGFVPASHVDMRPIRDLSDFVGEALRLKVLEIDRSRRKVVLSRKKVLEEERDNSREATLKSLYEGEIRTGKVARLTDFGAFVNLGGVDGLIHVSELSWRRVKHPSEVVRVGDTVEVLVLKIDPKKERISLSLRQAKADPWLALGEKFRIGDKIEGPVSKIAKNYVFVEVLEGVEGLVPISEISEEKVSRPDEILKVGQKIAAKVLDVKPSERRMILSIRQAEADASKDEYSGYSHKGTSFNVGEILKSKMEAKNLQDIISPKKDKTPLTLELPPAAAPAAEAPPAPAEDVKPAVTQTVVSVANDPELDAMLSDVPVDGTVNGTSVDQIIKDAMTGKLEEEEPKA, encoded by the coding sequence ATGGATAACGTTGAAAAGACCAATGAAGCGGCAGCCCCGGAGCAGGATGCTTCCGTTGCCACTCTTACCGAGGAGAAGCCAGTCTCCATGAGCGACTTTGAGTCGTACGAGCAGTCATTCAAGACCATCGCACCAGGCTATTACATGAAGGGGAAAGTGGTAAAGGTTGACCCCGACGGGGTTTATGTGGATGTGGGCTACAAGACCGAAGGGAAGATCCCCTCTCACGAGCTGGTGCAGGGCGATCCCACGGGAAACAGCGTAAGCCTCTCCCCCGGCGACGAAGTTGATGTCGTCGTGATCAAGGTGAGGGACCAGGAAGGCGAGCTCATCCTCTCCAAGAAGAGGGCCGACCTGGAGATCGCATGGAAAAAAGTAATCGATGCCCTTGACAAGGGTGAGGTGCTCACCGCCACCTGCATCGAGCAGGTAAAGGGCGGCCTTATCGTGGATATCGGCCTGCGCGGCTTCGTGCCGGCCTCCCATGTGGACATGCGCCCCATCCGCGACCTCTCCGATTTCGTAGGGGAGGCCCTGCGCCTCAAGGTGCTTGAAATAGACCGTTCGCGCAGAAAAGTGGTCCTCTCGAGAAAAAAGGTCCTCGAGGAGGAGCGCGATAATTCCCGTGAGGCTACTCTCAAGAGCCTCTATGAGGGAGAGATACGCACCGGGAAGGTGGCGCGTCTCACCGACTTCGGCGCCTTTGTGAACCTTGGCGGCGTTGACGGCCTCATCCATGTGTCCGAGCTTTCATGGCGCCGTGTGAAGCACCCCTCAGAGGTGGTAAGGGTTGGCGATACGGTGGAAGTTCTTGTGCTGAAGATAGATCCCAAGAAGGAGCGCATCTCCCTGTCCCTCCGCCAGGCCAAGGCCGATCCCTGGCTTGCCCTCGGTGAAAAGTTCAGAATAGGGGACAAGATAGAGGGCCCCGTGAGCAAGATCGCGAAAAATTATGTCTTCGTCGAGGTCCTTGAAGGCGTGGAAGGGCTTGTGCCCATTTCAGAGATCTCCGAGGAGAAGGTGTCAAGGCCTGACGAGATCCTGAAGGTAGGCCAGAAGATCGCCGCCAAGGTGCTTGACGTGAAGCCTTCAGAGCGGCGCATGATCCTCTCGATCAGGCAGGCCGAAGCCGATGCCTCGAAAGACGAGTATTCGGGCTATTCCCACAAGGGCACCTCATTCAACGTGGGAGAGATCCTGAAGAGCAAGATGGAAGCGAAGAATCTCCAGGATATCATCTCCCCCAAGAAGGATAAGACCCCCCTTACCCTCGAGCTGCCTCCTGCTGCAGCTCCCGCAGCCGAGGCGCCGCCCGCGCCCGCAGAAGACGTAAAGCCTGCGGTCACCCAGACCGTGGTCTCCGTGGCCAATGACCCGGAGCTTGACGCCATGCTGAGCGACGTGCCCGTAGACGGCACGGTGAACGGCACATCGGTCGATCAGATCATCAAGGACGCCATGACAGGAAAGCTCGAGGAAGAGGAGCCCAAGGCCTGA